One genomic segment of Sminthopsis crassicaudata isolate SCR6 chromosome 2, ASM4859323v1, whole genome shotgun sequence includes these proteins:
- the ANG gene encoding angiogenin — MVIFLKGMGPLLLLFILGLWLVSPSLTQENDRERHFLTQHYDSKPKGRDDKYCEKIMRRRGLTQPCKELNTFIHGDYPRIKAVCGDEAGKPYKEGRFRISNSPFQITSCKHQGGSARSPCKYRATPGFKYIVIACEHGLPVHLDHTIIAN, encoded by the coding sequence ATGGTGATATTTCTGAAGGGCATGGGCCCTCTTTTGCTGCTCTTCATCCTTGGGCTCTGGCTGGTTTCACCTTCTTTGACACAAGAAAATGACAGGGAGAGACACTTCTTGACTCAGCACTATGACTCCAAACCAAAGGGTCGGGATGACAAGTACTGTGAAAAGATCATGAGAAGAAGGGGTCTGACCCAGCCCTGCAAGGAATTGAATACTTTCATTCATGGTGATTACCCCAGAATCAAGGCTGTCTGTGGAGATGAAGCTGGGAAGCCCTACAAAGAGGGGAGGTTTAGGATAAGCAACTCACCATTTCAGATCACCAGCTGTAAACATCAAGGAGGGTCTGCAAGATCTCCCTGCAAGTACAGGGCCACTCCTGGCTTTAAATATATTGTCATTGCATGTGAACATGGTTTACCCGTACACCTCGACCACACTATTATTGCAAATTAA
- the RNASE4 gene encoding ribonuclease 4, which produces MAMQGIRSLLLLLALLGLCLVHPSSGDRRYQKFLRQHVDPDSDGGDATYCNQMMHRRRMTIPRCKPVNTFIHESIWNINSICHTTDIKCKNGQMNCHEGIMKVTDCRLTGGSTSPNCRYRALARTRHVVIACENLAPVHFDV; this is translated from the coding sequence ATGGCCATGCAAGGGATCCGATCATTGCTGCTACTTTTGGCCTTGCTTGGCCTATGTCTGGTACATCCCTCTTCTGGGGATCGGAGGTACCAAAAATTCCTGCGACAGCACGTGGACCCTgatagtgatggtggtgatgCTACATACTGCAACCAGATGATGCACAGGAGGCGAATGACTATACCAAGATGCAAGCCTGTTAACACCTTTATCCATGAGAGTATATGGAACATCAATAGTATCTGCCATACCACTGACATCAAATGCAAGAATGGCCAAATGAACTGCCATGAAGGCATTATGAAAGTCACAGACTGCCGATTGACAGGTGGTTCTACTTCCCCAAACTGTAGGTATCGGGCCCTGGCCAGAACCAGGCATGTTGTCATTGCCTGTGAGAATTTAGCACCTGTGCACTTTGATGTGTAA